Proteins encoded in a region of the Vicia villosa cultivar HV-30 ecotype Madison, WI linkage group LG5, Vvil1.0, whole genome shotgun sequence genome:
- the LOC131601935 gene encoding uncharacterized protein LOC131601935 isoform X2: MFLTCVLWYSQFLLTEIMSDEGERTCPLCAEEMDLTDQQLKPCRCGYEICVWCWHHIMDMAEKDDTDGRCPACRSPYDKEKIVGTASKCERLLNEINMEKKVKNQKSKSKSADGRKQLSSVRVIQRNLVYIVGLPLDLADEDLLQKREYFGQYGKVLKVSMSRTAAGVIQQFPNDTCSVYITYLKEEEAIRCIQNVHGFVLEGKPLRACFGTTKYCHAWLRNSPCINPDCLYLHEVGSQEDSFTKDEIISAYTRVQQITGATTNMQRRSGNVLPPPLDDCTDYSTERPIINSAPTNSVYTVRNSPPNGINGKHVPLPTSTAWGTQATSCQPPVGGLSHPSVLSKPKPDTVNSTLAFSTAVTGTIQASAAQGDGSRRPPSSDGSHNTLPRVKSELPKPSKQYNSLDSLTSAGEKISACAVSPAPVNLKSELSSRPLSRDNGRGNCTITNTLNSTNITGHSFNSGPEEAVPATNEVIRNLSSEFSSINIGRSSSIENCGITKPSNRPTDDVMTKSPQIQEGSQYDVDRFKDPITTNVVGKTSSSDSGIFSPKEQCGGILNSQSQVVSDTADIEDDVASFDNQRLKDPEVCRSYLPKATNFLNVSKLSSPCMPYGEPCTAGNAGSLSSEDRVREESNLHSSSMLCNGYPEKLIRGTSNGFLHDERNRQSIGRLVGDAVDTGCDESIDKGESSIISNILSIDFDPWDDSLASPHNIVKLLSENTDSQPAPLKKSSSWKVQNNNQSRFSFARQEESEIQTFDVHPSYAFNQQQSKSHTLNQNLAERDFYMEKLGIANGFPTSNFEEAENISSAHSTASSNKLSAISRAQVSAPPGFSIPSRLPPPGFSSHERSEQTFDSLSGNSLLDHSSFLRNSHQTHSAGNIGGTGDIEFMDPAILAVVGKGRLQGAQNSQSLDMRSNFNPQLNNYFDNEARLQFLMQRSLTQQQNRFPEIGNTYSQLGDSYGISSRLDQSQVSNLAPFPQLSMQQSTNAVFSNGQWNGWNEMQSGNGLGVAELLRNERLGFNKFYPGFDDSKYRMPNSGDIYNRTFGM; the protein is encoded by the exons ATGTTTTTGACATGTGTTTTGTGGTATTCCCAGTTTTTGTTAACGGAAATCATGAGTGATGAAGGAGAAAGGACTTGTCCTCTCTGCGCCGAAGAGATGGATTTGACGGATCAGCAGTTGAAACCTTGTCGATGTGGTTATGAG ATCTGTGTATGGTGTTGGCACCACATAATGGACATGGCCGAGAAGGATGATACTGATGGGCGATGCCCTGCTTGTCGTTCTCCTTATGACAAGGAAAAGATTGTTGGGACGGCGTCAAAGTGTGAAAG ATTGCTGAATGAAATTAATATGGAGAAAAAGGTGaagaatcaaaaatcaaaatcaaaatctgcTGATGGACGGAAGCAGCTCAGTAGTGTGCGAGTGATTCAGCGAAACCTTGTTTACATAGTTGGATTGCCTCTGGATCTGGCAGATGAAGAT CTTCTCCAGAAGCGAGAGTATTTTGGTCAGTATGGGAAGGTCTTAAAAGTGTCAATGTCACGGACGGCAGCTGGTGTCATTCAACAGTTTCCTAATGATACTTGCAGTGT ATATATTACTTATTTAAAGGAAGAGGAAGCAATTCGGTGTATTCAAAATGTACATGGATTTGTTTTGGAGGGTAAACCTTTAAG GGCTTGTTTTGGAACCACAAAATATTGTCATGCATGGCTCCGAAATTCG CCTTGCATCAACCCTGATTGTCTATATCTGCACGAGGTTGGCTCTCAAGAAGATAGCTTTACAAAAGATGAAATAATATCAGCTTACACTAG AGTTCAACAAATCACTGGTGCCACAACTAATATGCAACGCCGGTCGGGGAATGTATTACCTCCTCCTCTGGATGATTGCACAGATTATTCGACAGAAAGGCCCATTATTAATAGTGCTCCAACT AACTCTGTCTACACAGTGCGAAATTCGCCTCCAAATGGAATCAATGGGAAACATGTACCTCTTCCCACTAGTACTGCATG GGGTACACAGGCTACAAGTTGTCAGCCCCCTGTTGGAGGTCTATCGCACCCATCTGTTTTGTCCAAGCCAAAGCCTGATACAGTTAACAGCACACTTGCCTTTTCTACTGCCGTTACGGGAACAATTCAGGCTTCTGCAGCACAGGGTGATGGTTCAAGAAGGCCGCCATCAAGTGATGGGAGTCATAATACATTACCTAGGGTGAAAAGTGAATTGCCAAAACCTAGTAAACAATATAATAGCTTGGACAGTCTTACCAGTGCAGGTGAAAAAATTTCAGCTTGTGCTGTTTCTCCTGCACCTGTCAATTTGAAGAGTGAGCTGTCTTCTCGACCATTATCACGAGATAATGGTAGAGGCAATTGTACTATAACAAACACATTAAATTCTACTAACATTACTGGACATTCTTTTAACTCTGGTCCTGAGGAAGCAGTGCCTGCTACCAATGAAGTGATTCGGAATTTGTCCAGTGAGTTCTCCTCAATTAACATTGGTAGAAGTTCCTCAATTGAAAACTGTGGTATAACCAAACCTAGTAACCGGCCAACTGATGATGTCATGACTAAATCTCCTCAAATTCAAGAAGGATCACAATATGATGTTGATAGATTTAAAGACCCAATAACAACAAATGTGGTTGGTAAAACTTCCTCATCAGATAGTGGGATTTTTAGTCCAAAGGAACAATGTGGAGGGATATTGAACTCTCAATCTCAAGTAGTATCAGATACAGCTGATATCGAAGATGATGTAGCATCTTTTGATAATCAAAGACTCAAGGATCCAGAAGTTTGTCGTTCTTATTTGCCTAAGGCAACAAATTTCCTTAATGTATCAAAACTTTCTAGCCCTTGTATGCCATATGGCGAACCTTGTACTGCTGGAAATGCTGGTTCTCTATCTTCTGAAGATAGAGTTCGGGAGGAATCTAATTTACATTCGTCTAGCATGTTATGTAATGGCTATCCTGAGAAATTGATCCGCGGAACCTCTAACGGCTTTCTTCATGATGAAAGAAACAGGCAAAGCATTGGACGGTTGGTTGGTGATGCCGTTGATACTGGGTGTGATGAGTCAATTGATAAGGGGGAAAGTAGTATAATCTCAAATATTCTGTCCATTGATTTTGATCCATGGGATGACTCCCTAGCATCACCCCATAATATAGTGAAGCTGTTGAGTGAAAATACTGATAGCCAGCCCGCTCCTTTAAAAAAATCTAGTTCTTGGAAAGTTCAAAATAATAACCAGTCAAGATTCTCTTTTGCAAGACAGGAAGAATCTGAAATTCAAACTTTTGATGTGCATCCGTCTTATGCTTTCAACCAGCAACAGTCTAAGAGCCACACACTCAATCAGAATCTGGCAGAAAGAGACTTTTATATGGAAAAGTTGGGCATTGCAAATGGCTTTCCTACCAGTAATTTTGAGGAAGCTGAAAATATAAGCAGTGCTCATTCAACTGCTTCTTCCAATAAGCTTTCTG CTATTTCAAGAGCACAAGTTTCAGCTCCGCCAGGTTTTTCAATTCCAAGCAGGCTGCCGCCTCCTGGTTTTTCTTCACATGAGAGATCAGAGCAGACTTTTGACTCCCTATCTG GGAATTCCTTACTTGATCATTCTTCTTTTTTGAGAAATTCACATCAGACACACTCAGCTGGAAATATTGGTGGCACAGGCGACATTGAATTTATGGATCCAGCTATTTTGGCAGTTGTTGGCAAGGGGAGACTTCAAGGTGCGCAGAACAGCCAATCATTGGACATGCGTTCAAATTTCAAtccacaattaaataattacttcGACAATGAAGCCAGACTACAGTTCCTGATGCAAAGATCTCTCACTCAGCAGCAAAACAGGTTTCCTGAAATTGGGAATACTTATTCTCAACTTGGTGATTCATATGGTATTTCTTCTAGGTTAGATCAATCTCAAGTCAGTAACCTAGCCCCTTTCCCTCAGCTGTCTATGCAGCAGTCTACAAATGCAGTCTTTTCTAATGGCCAATGGAATGGGTGGAATGAGATGCAGAGTGGGAATGGTCTGGGGGTTGCCGAACTTTTGAGGAACGAAAGACTTGGATTTAACAAGTTTTACCCAGGATTTGATGATTCAAAATATCGGATGCCAAATTCTGGGGATATCTACAACAGAACTTTTGGCATGTGA
- the LOC131601935 gene encoding uncharacterized protein LOC131601935 isoform X1: MFLTCVLWYSQFLLTEIMSDEGERTCPLCAEEMDLTDQQLKPCRCGYEICVWCWHHIMDMAEKDDTDGRCPACRSPYDKEKIVGTASKCERLLNEINMEKKVKNQKSKSKSADGRKQLSSVRVIQRNLVYIVGLPLDLADEDLLQKREYFGQYGKVLKVSMSRTAAGVIQQFPNDTCSVYITYLKEEEAIRCIQNVHGFVLEGKPLRACFGTTKYCHAWLRNSPCINPDCLYLHEVGSQEDSFTKDEIISAYTRSRVQQITGATTNMQRRSGNVLPPPLDDCTDYSTERPIINSAPTNSVYTVRNSPPNGINGKHVPLPTSTAWGTQATSCQPPVGGLSHPSVLSKPKPDTVNSTLAFSTAVTGTIQASAAQGDGSRRPPSSDGSHNTLPRVKSELPKPSKQYNSLDSLTSAGEKISACAVSPAPVNLKSELSSRPLSRDNGRGNCTITNTLNSTNITGHSFNSGPEEAVPATNEVIRNLSSEFSSINIGRSSSIENCGITKPSNRPTDDVMTKSPQIQEGSQYDVDRFKDPITTNVVGKTSSSDSGIFSPKEQCGGILNSQSQVVSDTADIEDDVASFDNQRLKDPEVCRSYLPKATNFLNVSKLSSPCMPYGEPCTAGNAGSLSSEDRVREESNLHSSSMLCNGYPEKLIRGTSNGFLHDERNRQSIGRLVGDAVDTGCDESIDKGESSIISNILSIDFDPWDDSLASPHNIVKLLSENTDSQPAPLKKSSSWKVQNNNQSRFSFARQEESEIQTFDVHPSYAFNQQQSKSHTLNQNLAERDFYMEKLGIANGFPTSNFEEAENISSAHSTASSNKLSAISRAQVSAPPGFSIPSRLPPPGFSSHERSEQTFDSLSGNSLLDHSSFLRNSHQTHSAGNIGGTGDIEFMDPAILAVVGKGRLQGAQNSQSLDMRSNFNPQLNNYFDNEARLQFLMQRSLTQQQNRFPEIGNTYSQLGDSYGISSRLDQSQVSNLAPFPQLSMQQSTNAVFSNGQWNGWNEMQSGNGLGVAELLRNERLGFNKFYPGFDDSKYRMPNSGDIYNRTFGM, from the exons ATGTTTTTGACATGTGTTTTGTGGTATTCCCAGTTTTTGTTAACGGAAATCATGAGTGATGAAGGAGAAAGGACTTGTCCTCTCTGCGCCGAAGAGATGGATTTGACGGATCAGCAGTTGAAACCTTGTCGATGTGGTTATGAG ATCTGTGTATGGTGTTGGCACCACATAATGGACATGGCCGAGAAGGATGATACTGATGGGCGATGCCCTGCTTGTCGTTCTCCTTATGACAAGGAAAAGATTGTTGGGACGGCGTCAAAGTGTGAAAG ATTGCTGAATGAAATTAATATGGAGAAAAAGGTGaagaatcaaaaatcaaaatcaaaatctgcTGATGGACGGAAGCAGCTCAGTAGTGTGCGAGTGATTCAGCGAAACCTTGTTTACATAGTTGGATTGCCTCTGGATCTGGCAGATGAAGAT CTTCTCCAGAAGCGAGAGTATTTTGGTCAGTATGGGAAGGTCTTAAAAGTGTCAATGTCACGGACGGCAGCTGGTGTCATTCAACAGTTTCCTAATGATACTTGCAGTGT ATATATTACTTATTTAAAGGAAGAGGAAGCAATTCGGTGTATTCAAAATGTACATGGATTTGTTTTGGAGGGTAAACCTTTAAG GGCTTGTTTTGGAACCACAAAATATTGTCATGCATGGCTCCGAAATTCG CCTTGCATCAACCCTGATTGTCTATATCTGCACGAGGTTGGCTCTCAAGAAGATAGCTTTACAAAAGATGAAATAATATCAGCTTACACTAG AAGTAGAGTTCAACAAATCACTGGTGCCACAACTAATATGCAACGCCGGTCGGGGAATGTATTACCTCCTCCTCTGGATGATTGCACAGATTATTCGACAGAAAGGCCCATTATTAATAGTGCTCCAACT AACTCTGTCTACACAGTGCGAAATTCGCCTCCAAATGGAATCAATGGGAAACATGTACCTCTTCCCACTAGTACTGCATG GGGTACACAGGCTACAAGTTGTCAGCCCCCTGTTGGAGGTCTATCGCACCCATCTGTTTTGTCCAAGCCAAAGCCTGATACAGTTAACAGCACACTTGCCTTTTCTACTGCCGTTACGGGAACAATTCAGGCTTCTGCAGCACAGGGTGATGGTTCAAGAAGGCCGCCATCAAGTGATGGGAGTCATAATACATTACCTAGGGTGAAAAGTGAATTGCCAAAACCTAGTAAACAATATAATAGCTTGGACAGTCTTACCAGTGCAGGTGAAAAAATTTCAGCTTGTGCTGTTTCTCCTGCACCTGTCAATTTGAAGAGTGAGCTGTCTTCTCGACCATTATCACGAGATAATGGTAGAGGCAATTGTACTATAACAAACACATTAAATTCTACTAACATTACTGGACATTCTTTTAACTCTGGTCCTGAGGAAGCAGTGCCTGCTACCAATGAAGTGATTCGGAATTTGTCCAGTGAGTTCTCCTCAATTAACATTGGTAGAAGTTCCTCAATTGAAAACTGTGGTATAACCAAACCTAGTAACCGGCCAACTGATGATGTCATGACTAAATCTCCTCAAATTCAAGAAGGATCACAATATGATGTTGATAGATTTAAAGACCCAATAACAACAAATGTGGTTGGTAAAACTTCCTCATCAGATAGTGGGATTTTTAGTCCAAAGGAACAATGTGGAGGGATATTGAACTCTCAATCTCAAGTAGTATCAGATACAGCTGATATCGAAGATGATGTAGCATCTTTTGATAATCAAAGACTCAAGGATCCAGAAGTTTGTCGTTCTTATTTGCCTAAGGCAACAAATTTCCTTAATGTATCAAAACTTTCTAGCCCTTGTATGCCATATGGCGAACCTTGTACTGCTGGAAATGCTGGTTCTCTATCTTCTGAAGATAGAGTTCGGGAGGAATCTAATTTACATTCGTCTAGCATGTTATGTAATGGCTATCCTGAGAAATTGATCCGCGGAACCTCTAACGGCTTTCTTCATGATGAAAGAAACAGGCAAAGCATTGGACGGTTGGTTGGTGATGCCGTTGATACTGGGTGTGATGAGTCAATTGATAAGGGGGAAAGTAGTATAATCTCAAATATTCTGTCCATTGATTTTGATCCATGGGATGACTCCCTAGCATCACCCCATAATATAGTGAAGCTGTTGAGTGAAAATACTGATAGCCAGCCCGCTCCTTTAAAAAAATCTAGTTCTTGGAAAGTTCAAAATAATAACCAGTCAAGATTCTCTTTTGCAAGACAGGAAGAATCTGAAATTCAAACTTTTGATGTGCATCCGTCTTATGCTTTCAACCAGCAACAGTCTAAGAGCCACACACTCAATCAGAATCTGGCAGAAAGAGACTTTTATATGGAAAAGTTGGGCATTGCAAATGGCTTTCCTACCAGTAATTTTGAGGAAGCTGAAAATATAAGCAGTGCTCATTCAACTGCTTCTTCCAATAAGCTTTCTG CTATTTCAAGAGCACAAGTTTCAGCTCCGCCAGGTTTTTCAATTCCAAGCAGGCTGCCGCCTCCTGGTTTTTCTTCACATGAGAGATCAGAGCAGACTTTTGACTCCCTATCTG GGAATTCCTTACTTGATCATTCTTCTTTTTTGAGAAATTCACATCAGACACACTCAGCTGGAAATATTGGTGGCACAGGCGACATTGAATTTATGGATCCAGCTATTTTGGCAGTTGTTGGCAAGGGGAGACTTCAAGGTGCGCAGAACAGCCAATCATTGGACATGCGTTCAAATTTCAAtccacaattaaataattacttcGACAATGAAGCCAGACTACAGTTCCTGATGCAAAGATCTCTCACTCAGCAGCAAAACAGGTTTCCTGAAATTGGGAATACTTATTCTCAACTTGGTGATTCATATGGTATTTCTTCTAGGTTAGATCAATCTCAAGTCAGTAACCTAGCCCCTTTCCCTCAGCTGTCTATGCAGCAGTCTACAAATGCAGTCTTTTCTAATGGCCAATGGAATGGGTGGAATGAGATGCAGAGTGGGAATGGTCTGGGGGTTGCCGAACTTTTGAGGAACGAAAGACTTGGATTTAACAAGTTTTACCCAGGATTTGATGATTCAAAATATCGGATGCCAAATTCTGGGGATATCTACAACAGAACTTTTGGCATGTGA
- the LOC131601935 gene encoding uncharacterized protein LOC131601935 isoform X3: MSDEGERTCPLCAEEMDLTDQQLKPCRCGYEICVWCWHHIMDMAEKDDTDGRCPACRSPYDKEKIVGTASKCERLLNEINMEKKVKNQKSKSKSADGRKQLSSVRVIQRNLVYIVGLPLDLADEDLLQKREYFGQYGKVLKVSMSRTAAGVIQQFPNDTCSVYITYLKEEEAIRCIQNVHGFVLEGKPLRACFGTTKYCHAWLRNSPCINPDCLYLHEVGSQEDSFTKDEIISAYTRSRVQQITGATTNMQRRSGNVLPPPLDDCTDYSTERPIINSAPTNSVYTVRNSPPNGINGKHVPLPTSTAWGTQATSCQPPVGGLSHPSVLSKPKPDTVNSTLAFSTAVTGTIQASAAQGDGSRRPPSSDGSHNTLPRVKSELPKPSKQYNSLDSLTSAGEKISACAVSPAPVNLKSELSSRPLSRDNGRGNCTITNTLNSTNITGHSFNSGPEEAVPATNEVIRNLSSEFSSINIGRSSSIENCGITKPSNRPTDDVMTKSPQIQEGSQYDVDRFKDPITTNVVGKTSSSDSGIFSPKEQCGGILNSQSQVVSDTADIEDDVASFDNQRLKDPEVCRSYLPKATNFLNVSKLSSPCMPYGEPCTAGNAGSLSSEDRVREESNLHSSSMLCNGYPEKLIRGTSNGFLHDERNRQSIGRLVGDAVDTGCDESIDKGESSIISNILSIDFDPWDDSLASPHNIVKLLSENTDSQPAPLKKSSSWKVQNNNQSRFSFARQEESEIQTFDVHPSYAFNQQQSKSHTLNQNLAERDFYMEKLGIANGFPTSNFEEAENISSAHSTASSNKLSAISRAQVSAPPGFSIPSRLPPPGFSSHERSEQTFDSLSGNSLLDHSSFLRNSHQTHSAGNIGGTGDIEFMDPAILAVVGKGRLQGAQNSQSLDMRSNFNPQLNNYFDNEARLQFLMQRSLTQQQNRFPEIGNTYSQLGDSYGISSRLDQSQVSNLAPFPQLSMQQSTNAVFSNGQWNGWNEMQSGNGLGVAELLRNERLGFNKFYPGFDDSKYRMPNSGDIYNRTFGM, from the exons ATGAGTGATGAAGGAGAAAGGACTTGTCCTCTCTGCGCCGAAGAGATGGATTTGACGGATCAGCAGTTGAAACCTTGTCGATGTGGTTATGAG ATCTGTGTATGGTGTTGGCACCACATAATGGACATGGCCGAGAAGGATGATACTGATGGGCGATGCCCTGCTTGTCGTTCTCCTTATGACAAGGAAAAGATTGTTGGGACGGCGTCAAAGTGTGAAAG ATTGCTGAATGAAATTAATATGGAGAAAAAGGTGaagaatcaaaaatcaaaatcaaaatctgcTGATGGACGGAAGCAGCTCAGTAGTGTGCGAGTGATTCAGCGAAACCTTGTTTACATAGTTGGATTGCCTCTGGATCTGGCAGATGAAGAT CTTCTCCAGAAGCGAGAGTATTTTGGTCAGTATGGGAAGGTCTTAAAAGTGTCAATGTCACGGACGGCAGCTGGTGTCATTCAACAGTTTCCTAATGATACTTGCAGTGT ATATATTACTTATTTAAAGGAAGAGGAAGCAATTCGGTGTATTCAAAATGTACATGGATTTGTTTTGGAGGGTAAACCTTTAAG GGCTTGTTTTGGAACCACAAAATATTGTCATGCATGGCTCCGAAATTCG CCTTGCATCAACCCTGATTGTCTATATCTGCACGAGGTTGGCTCTCAAGAAGATAGCTTTACAAAAGATGAAATAATATCAGCTTACACTAG AAGTAGAGTTCAACAAATCACTGGTGCCACAACTAATATGCAACGCCGGTCGGGGAATGTATTACCTCCTCCTCTGGATGATTGCACAGATTATTCGACAGAAAGGCCCATTATTAATAGTGCTCCAACT AACTCTGTCTACACAGTGCGAAATTCGCCTCCAAATGGAATCAATGGGAAACATGTACCTCTTCCCACTAGTACTGCATG GGGTACACAGGCTACAAGTTGTCAGCCCCCTGTTGGAGGTCTATCGCACCCATCTGTTTTGTCCAAGCCAAAGCCTGATACAGTTAACAGCACACTTGCCTTTTCTACTGCCGTTACGGGAACAATTCAGGCTTCTGCAGCACAGGGTGATGGTTCAAGAAGGCCGCCATCAAGTGATGGGAGTCATAATACATTACCTAGGGTGAAAAGTGAATTGCCAAAACCTAGTAAACAATATAATAGCTTGGACAGTCTTACCAGTGCAGGTGAAAAAATTTCAGCTTGTGCTGTTTCTCCTGCACCTGTCAATTTGAAGAGTGAGCTGTCTTCTCGACCATTATCACGAGATAATGGTAGAGGCAATTGTACTATAACAAACACATTAAATTCTACTAACATTACTGGACATTCTTTTAACTCTGGTCCTGAGGAAGCAGTGCCTGCTACCAATGAAGTGATTCGGAATTTGTCCAGTGAGTTCTCCTCAATTAACATTGGTAGAAGTTCCTCAATTGAAAACTGTGGTATAACCAAACCTAGTAACCGGCCAACTGATGATGTCATGACTAAATCTCCTCAAATTCAAGAAGGATCACAATATGATGTTGATAGATTTAAAGACCCAATAACAACAAATGTGGTTGGTAAAACTTCCTCATCAGATAGTGGGATTTTTAGTCCAAAGGAACAATGTGGAGGGATATTGAACTCTCAATCTCAAGTAGTATCAGATACAGCTGATATCGAAGATGATGTAGCATCTTTTGATAATCAAAGACTCAAGGATCCAGAAGTTTGTCGTTCTTATTTGCCTAAGGCAACAAATTTCCTTAATGTATCAAAACTTTCTAGCCCTTGTATGCCATATGGCGAACCTTGTACTGCTGGAAATGCTGGTTCTCTATCTTCTGAAGATAGAGTTCGGGAGGAATCTAATTTACATTCGTCTAGCATGTTATGTAATGGCTATCCTGAGAAATTGATCCGCGGAACCTCTAACGGCTTTCTTCATGATGAAAGAAACAGGCAAAGCATTGGACGGTTGGTTGGTGATGCCGTTGATACTGGGTGTGATGAGTCAATTGATAAGGGGGAAAGTAGTATAATCTCAAATATTCTGTCCATTGATTTTGATCCATGGGATGACTCCCTAGCATCACCCCATAATATAGTGAAGCTGTTGAGTGAAAATACTGATAGCCAGCCCGCTCCTTTAAAAAAATCTAGTTCTTGGAAAGTTCAAAATAATAACCAGTCAAGATTCTCTTTTGCAAGACAGGAAGAATCTGAAATTCAAACTTTTGATGTGCATCCGTCTTATGCTTTCAACCAGCAACAGTCTAAGAGCCACACACTCAATCAGAATCTGGCAGAAAGAGACTTTTATATGGAAAAGTTGGGCATTGCAAATGGCTTTCCTACCAGTAATTTTGAGGAAGCTGAAAATATAAGCAGTGCTCATTCAACTGCTTCTTCCAATAAGCTTTCTG CTATTTCAAGAGCACAAGTTTCAGCTCCGCCAGGTTTTTCAATTCCAAGCAGGCTGCCGCCTCCTGGTTTTTCTTCACATGAGAGATCAGAGCAGACTTTTGACTCCCTATCTG GGAATTCCTTACTTGATCATTCTTCTTTTTTGAGAAATTCACATCAGACACACTCAGCTGGAAATATTGGTGGCACAGGCGACATTGAATTTATGGATCCAGCTATTTTGGCAGTTGTTGGCAAGGGGAGACTTCAAGGTGCGCAGAACAGCCAATCATTGGACATGCGTTCAAATTTCAAtccacaattaaataattacttcGACAATGAAGCCAGACTACAGTTCCTGATGCAAAGATCTCTCACTCAGCAGCAAAACAGGTTTCCTGAAATTGGGAATACTTATTCTCAACTTGGTGATTCATATGGTATTTCTTCTAGGTTAGATCAATCTCAAGTCAGTAACCTAGCCCCTTTCCCTCAGCTGTCTATGCAGCAGTCTACAAATGCAGTCTTTTCTAATGGCCAATGGAATGGGTGGAATGAGATGCAGAGTGGGAATGGTCTGGGGGTTGCCGAACTTTTGAGGAACGAAAGACTTGGATTTAACAAGTTTTACCCAGGATTTGATGATTCAAAATATCGGATGCCAAATTCTGGGGATATCTACAACAGAACTTTTGGCATGTGA